A segment of the bacterium genome:
ACCCTCATCCGTGGACTGAAACCCGCCGCTCGCCTCAAAGGTCGGTCGGAGGAACGACGATGCTGTTCAGCCGTGTAGCCTGAAGCCATTCCCACGATGATCTCGTTACGCTCAGCGAAAGTGACGTTCTGGTAGGAGAGGTCGTGGTTAGGCTCGAGGAATGCGGCGGCGATGATGTCCACCGCGCGGCGACCGAGCCAGAACCGAAAGAAGCCCTCGGCCGCACTGTCCAAGTAGCGGGCAAAAGCCCGTCCCTCGTCGAGGGTGGGGTTCGCGGCTCGTAGCACCTTGGAATCCTGACACAAGACGCTATCCCTCTCGCTCAATCCTCTCGGCTCGGCCGCCTGTACCTTGGCACTCAGGTTCTCAGCCTCGACCTGTTTGTAGACCTTGCCGCGTCATACCGCTGATCCGCAACCCACGCCAGGGATCTCGGCAGCCACGGGCAATCACCGGGGGCCTAGCGCAACGCTCTGCGGGAGAGTTCCAAGAACCCCCGTTAGGGCACCCCAACGGGAGAGTCTTGGAACACCGTTTTTCGGGCTCTCAGGGTAGGAATCCGCTTTTCTGCGCCGCGGGGACGGGGTTTCGAGGAACTCCCGTAAGGGCGCCCCAAGCTGAGCACTGGAAGTACTATAAGCCCTTTAGATTCAGTAAGTTAAAATGAAATGCTGGCGTCCCCAACGGGAGAGATTTGGAACACCGTTTTCGCCCAACTCGAATCCTTTAACTCATTGAGGGACATGAGCTTAGCCGCGTGAGGCTTTCGCCCTGACGCGTGCTGACAACTGTCCGCATCGCCTCGGGGAGGTCCTGGAACGGACCGTTTGGAACACCCCTGCCGATCGAGAACAGGCGGGACTCTCGCCCGCCCTTGGGCACCGCACCAAGTCCCAGAAGCTCGCTCAAGAAGCGCTCGAGATCGAAGCCGAAGAGGCGCGCGCCGCCGGCGCCCTCGGCTTCATGGCTCGGATTCTCGTCCAGGCCACCCTCCCCCACAGCCGGCCCCACAAAGGTCCAAACCCGCACGAGTTCGAGCGCGTCAACGGGCGTTTCACTCTCTACATGAATGCGCCGCCGTCGGTGGGACTCCCCTACGGCTCCTACCCACGGCTCGCGCTTGCCTGGCTCTCGACCGAGGCGGTCCGGACCCGGAGTCGCGAGATCGAGCTCGGTCCGACCTTCTCGAGCTGCATGTACAAGCTGGGACTGACACCGATCACTGGCAAGCGCGGAACGACGTCGCGGCTCCGCGATCAGCTTCACCGGCTCTTCTCCACCACAATCCGCTGCAGCTACTCCGACGAGGCCGAAGGGCATGCCGCCGGCGTCGGCTACACCATCGCGCACAAGCACCAGTTTTGGTGGTCACCGCGAGACCCGGATCAGCAGCCGCTCTGGAATTCGGTTGTCGTTCTGAGCGCTGAGTTCTACGACGAATTGGTCGGCCACGCCGTGCCGATTGACCTCCGCTCCCTCAAGGCACTCAAGGGCTCGCCCCTTGCACTCGACATCTATTCCTGGCTCACCTACCGAATGAGCTACCTCAGGAAGCCGTGCGTCATCCCTTGGGAGGCTCTGCAGACTCAGTTCGGTGCCGACTACGGCCGGCCTCGTGACTTCAAGAGGAAGTTCCTGACCCACCTAGCCGACGTGCTGTGCGTGTATCCGGCAGCCCGCCTCTCAGAGAAGCAAGCTGGCCTCGTGCTCAGGCCTTCGCCCACCCATCTGCCCCGCCGGACGGCTCGCCGCGCCCCGAAGGCCAGGTTCGAGATCAGCACGGAGCGCGCGTGATAGTTTCCCGGTGATGTTCTTGTCCGTGAGTCCAATCGCAAGCCGGCGTGTGGCCGCGGTGCTCGTTTTGAGCGCTCTCGCGATCGCCGCGCTACCGGCCCTTGGGATGGCAGCTTCTTCGGACGCCCCCGCGCACGAGGACTGTCGGTCGTGCGAAGGCTGCGAAGACGGGCGCTGCGACGAGTCGTCGCCCTTTGATTCCGGCGATCACTGCTGCCTTTCGAGTTGCATGGCGCACTCCGCGTGGGCATTCTCTGCGGCACCCGCGACAGCCCCGTTCCAGCGCTGCGAGACCATCGCGCGGCGCGACCTGGAACGTCCGCTGCAAGCCGCGCCGCAGGGCATCTACCAGCCTCCCCGCTCCTGACCTCTAGCCGGTCCGTCTGACCAGTGCTCGCTCGAGAAGCGAGCCCCGCGCAGCATTCCTTGCGCGGGATCCAGGTTTCTTGGAGTAGGGAGGTTCTTGGTGACTAAGCGATACGAGATTCTGGCCATTGCGCCCTTGGTGGCGGTTGTTCTGTGCGGACAGGCCGCCGGGGCGCAAACCTACGGCCTCGACGACCTCCGGGCCGCCGCCCGGGCCGAGCACCCGACTCTCGAGTCGGCTCGAGCAGCGGTCGAAGCCGCAAGGGCCGCGCTCAGGCAAGAGCGCGTCTTCGACGACCCCGTCGCCAGCCTCGAATCCGGCGAGGCCGACGGAGGCTCCGAATCGGGCACCGAGTGGCGGGCGGAGGTGAGTCAACGAATCCCGCTGCCCGGTTATCGGCGCCAACGAGTCCGCTCCGCCGAGGCCGGCGTTGAGCGAGCCCGATACAACCAGCAGGCGCTCGCAGCCCTCCTGGACTACGAAGTCGGCAGACTCTGGGCGGTGGCCCTGCTCGCCGAGCGCAAGGCCGCGGTCGGAGTCGAGAGCGAGGGAATCGCGCGCCGCCTGCTGGAGCTCACCGAGCGCCGGGTCGAGGCCGGCGAGGCGGCTCCGCTCGCGGCCGTCAAGGCCCGGACAGAGTGGTTTGCCAGGCGCCAACTGTCCCGAGGGCTCGCCCAGGACCTCGCCGCGGCTCGGGCGGCTCTCGACGTTGTCTGCAATCGGTCGCTGGGCCGCGAGTTCGCACTGACTGGGGAGCTCGATGCTCCTCGCGCACTGCCGATGGTCGAGACCCTGCTGGCCCGTCTCGAATCCTCGAGTCCGGAACTTCAGGCCACTCAGGCAGCCACCGACGAAGCGGAGGCGATGCTGGCGGCCCAGCGCAAGGCGGCGCTGCCGGACCTCGAGCTCTCGGTCGGCCGCGAGTCGGAGCTCGACAAGGAGGCGACCTCGGCCGGCGTCGCCTTCAGGCTGCCCCTCTGGAACCGCAACCGCGCGGAGGTCGCGGCAGCCGACGCCCGTTTGCAGGAAGCCGGTGCCGATCTCGATGTCCGCCGGCTCGACCTTGGACTGGAACTCGAGAAAGCGGTCATCGCCTACCGCGCGGCCGAGGAACAACTCGCGCTCTACAACGGCGGTTGGCGCGACTCGGCGGCCAGAGCCGTCGAGATCGCCCAATTCAGCTACGAAAACGGGGAAAGCTCGCTGCTCGACCTGCTCGACGCTCAGCGCTCTTTGCTCGAGGTCGGTCTGACCGAGGTCGAGGCCCGAGCCCGTCTCACGCTCGCTCGATTGCACATCGAGCGACTTCTGGGACTTTCACTCGACGAGGTTGATTCCCATGAAAACAACTAACCGATTGACCCTCCTGGGTACCTTCTTGGCTGCCCACTTGGTTCTTGGGGCACTCCTACTGGCTGGCTGCGGGCCCGAGGTTCACCACGATGAACACGAGGAGGCCGAACACGCCGACGAAGTCTCCACGATCTCGCTCTCGCCAGAAGCTGTTCAAAGCGCGGGGATCGTCCTCGAGCCGGTGGGCCGGCGCGCCGTCGAGCCGACGATCGAGGCGACCGGCAGGCTCGGCTACGACGAGCAGCGCATGGCGATCGCCACCGCTCGGATCGGCGGCAGGATCGCCCAGGTGGTCGCCGACTACGGGGCAACCGTCTCGGCCGGCCAGGTGCTGGCCTGGATCGACAGCCCCGCGCTCGGCGCGGCGCAGGCCAAGTACCGCCAGGCGCTCGCCAGGTCGCGGGTCCAGGAGGCCGAAGTCGAGCGCGCCAGGATCCTGCTCGAGGGAGAGGCCATCAGCCGGGCCGAACTCCTGCGCCGCGAGGGCGAGCGGCAGACCGCTCGCGCCGAGCTCGAATCGGCGACCCAGACGCTCCATCTGCTCGGGTTGAGCAGCCGAGACATCGAGAAACTCTCGGCCGCGTCCGCCCGCCCCACCACCACTTACCCGGTGCGGGCTCCGATCGCGGGCAAAGTCACCGAGCGCACGGCATCGACCGGCCAGATCGTGGACCCGGACACTCGGCTCTTCGTGGTGGCGGAGCTCGACGAGCTGTGGCTCATGCTGCAGCTCTTCGAGAAGGACCTGCCCGCGGTTTCGGAGGGATCGGCCGTGAGCCTGGAGTGCGAATCCCACCCCGAGCACCGTTTCGGCGGCCGGATTGATTTCGTCGCCGACGTCGTCGACCCCCACAGCCGGACGATCGCGGCTCGCGCCGTGATCGACAACACCGAGGGCAAGTTGAAGCCTGGAATGTTCGTCTACGCCGAGATTGCGGCCCGTGGCGGTGCCGACACCGGGGCCCAACAGCCGATGGCAGCAAACGCGCTGACGGTGCCGCTCTCCGCGTTGGCCCGGATGGACGAGCGCAACTACGTTTTCGTCTCGGAAGGGGAAGGAGCGTTCGAGCGGCGCGAAGTTCGCTTGGGGCGTCGGTGGAGCGAGTGGGCCGAGGTGCTCGAGGGCGTGGAGGAAGGCGAGATCGTCGCCGTAGCCGGCGCCTTCGCGCTCAAATCCGAGCTGCTCAAGGGCGGTCTCGAAGGGCACGATCACTGATGTCTCACAAACTCATCAACTGGGCGCTCGACAACCGCCTCTTCGTGGTCCTGCTCGTGGCCGTTCTGATCGGCGGCGGGCTCGCCGCGCTCGACCGACTGAGCATCGACGCCGTACCCGACGTCACCAACGTCCAGGTCCAGATCGTGACCTCAGCTCCAGCCCTGGGGCCGCTCGAGGTCGAGCAGTATCTGACCTATCCGGTCGAATCGGCGATGAGCGGACTGCCCGATGTTGTCGAGCTGCGTTCCACCTCCCGCTACGGAATCTCCTCGGTCACCGTGGTCTTCGAGGACAAAACGCCGCTGTTCTTCGCTCGCCAACTGGTTCAGGAACGGCTTCCCGACGCCCGCGCCAACATCCCCTCAGGTCTGGGCTCGCCCGAGATGGTCCCCCCGACGACCGGTCTGGGCGAGGTCTACCATTTCACCCTCGAGGGCGACGGCTACTCGCCCATGGAGCTGCGCAGCATCCTCGACTGGCAGATCGCCTTCCGGCTGCGCCAGGTGCCGGGTGTCGTCGAAGTCAACGCCTGGGGCGGCCTGGCCAAGCAGTTCCAGGTGCGGGTCGAGCCGGGCAAGCTCCTGTCCCACGGCGTGTCGCTGGCCCAGGTGTTCGAGGCGGTCGAGCGCAATAACGCGATGGCGGGAAGCGCCTACCTCGAGCACGACGACGAGCAGCTCCTGATCCGGGGCGAGGGTCTGATCCGTTCGACGGCCGATCTCGAACAGGTGGTCATCGCCGTTCGCGAGGGCACGCCGATTCGCGTCCGGGAGGTTGCCTCCGTCGCGGCGGGCGGCATGCCCCGACGCGGCGCGGCCACCCGCGACGGCATAGGTGAGACCGTCATCGGCATGGTCCAGATGCTGGCTGGAGAAAACGCCCTGGAGGTCACCGAGCGGGTCAAAGAGCGACTCTCCGAGATCGAGAAGGATTTGCCCGAGGGGGTCACGCTCAGTCCCTACTACGACCGCACCGAGCTCGTGCGCCGGACGATCTGGACCGTGACCAAGAACCTGGTCGAAGGCGGTCTGCTTGTCGTCCTCGTTCTGCTGCTCCTGCTCGGGAGCCTGCGCGGCGGACTGATCGTAGCCGCCGCGATCCCGCTGTCGATGCTCTTTGCCTTCGGGGGCATGGTCACCCTGGGCGTCAGCGGCAATTTGATGAGCCTCGGCGCGGTCGATTTCGGCCTGATCGTCGACGGCTCGGTGGTCATGATCGAGAACATCGTCCGCCGGCTCAAGGGACGAACAGGGAACCGGACGGCCGCGGTGCGCGAGGCCGCGCTCGAAGTCGGGCGGCCGCTGACGTTCGCGGTCGGCATCATCATCATCGTCTATCTGCCGATCCTGACCCTGACCGGCACCGAGGGGCGGATGTTCCGGCCCATGGCGATCACCGTCATTCTCGCCCTCTTCGGCTCGCTCTTCCTGGCGCTGACCTTCATGCCGGTCGCAGCCTCCCTGCTGCTGCGTAAGCCGGTCGCGGAGCACGAGACCTGGTTTCTTCGCCTCGTACACCGCGCCTACAAACCGACGCTCGACCTGGCGCTGCGCTCGCGCTGGCTGGTGGTGTCGGGAGCGGCAATGGCCGTCCTCGCCGCATCGCTCCTCTTCTTCCGCCTCGGCGGGGAGTTTCTCCCGACCCTCGACGAGGGGGACGTCGTCGTCCAGACCCTGCGCCTCCAGAGCTCGTCGATGAGCCACTCGATCGACGCCGGACTCGACGTCGAGCGAACCCTGCGCTCGTTCGACGAGGTGGAGACCGTGGTCACCCGGATCGGCTCTCCCGAGGTCGCCACCGACCTCATGGGGATCGAGCTCTCGGACGTGTTCGTCATCCTGGAGCCCGAAAGCGAGTGGCAGAGCGGCCGGTCCAAAGCCGAGCTGATCGACGCCATGGCGGACCGTCTGAATCAGAATGTGCCGGGCATGGGCTACTCGTTCACCCAGCCGATCGAGATGCGCTTCAACGAGCTCATCGCCGGCGTGCGCTCGGACATCGCGGTGAGCGTCTTTGGCGACGACCTCGACACGCTGGAGCGCCTGGGCCGGCAGGTCGCAGCGACGCTTCGGGAGATTCCGGGCGCGGCCGACGTCCGGGCCGAACAGGTCCAGGGCCTGCCCGTGCTGCGCATCGAGGTCGATCACGCCAAGGCGGCACGATATGGCATTGCCGTCGCGGACGTGCTTGGTGTGGTCGAGGCGATCCGCGCGGGGCGCCCGGTCGGCGTGGTGATGGACGGCGTGCGGCGCTACGACATCGTCGTCAAGTTCAATCTACCGATCGACGCCGACATCGCGACCATCGGCAATCTGCCGGTGCTCGATCCCGACGGCCACTCCGTGCCCCTGGCCCAGCTCGCCGAGCTCCGGCTCGAGCAAGGCCCGGCCCAGATCAGTCGCGAGTTCGGTCAAAGGCGCTTGACCGTCGAATCGAACGTCCGCGGACGCGACCTCGAGTCGTTCGTCTCCGAAGCCCGAGCCGCCGTCGAGACCACCCTCGAGAAACCCGACGGCTACTACCTCACCTGGGGCGGAACCTTCGAGCAGCTCGAGCGTGGCCGCAAGCGGCTGATGATCGTCGTGCCCTTGGCGCTGCTGGCGATTTTCACGCTCCTCTACGCCACGTTCGGTTCGGTGCGCAGCGCCCTGGTGGTCTTCACCGGCGTGCCGCTCGCCGCCGTCGGAGGCGTCCTCGCCCTCTGGCTGCGCGGAATCCCCTTCTCCATCTCGGCGGGCGTCGGCTTCATCGCCCTGTTCGGAGTCGCGGTCTTGAACGGCGTCGTCATGGTCTCCGCCATCCGCCGCCTGCGAGCGGCGGGCGCGGCACTCGAGAGTGCCGTCCGTCGGGGCTGCGAGGAACGCCTGCGGCCGGTCCTGATGACAGCCATGGTGGCTTCCTTCGGCTTCGTGCCCATGGCGCTCTCGACCTCCGCCGGCGCCGAGGTCCAGCGACCTCTAGCGACGGTGGTCATCGGCGGCCTGGTAACCTCGACCCTGCTGACCCTGGTCGTCCTGCCAACGATCTACACCTGGATCGGCGAGAGCTCGACCGCTAGCGACGAGTGACCGCCGGAACAGTAACCGCCCAGTCAGGCCCGAACACAGCGTTCGCGCTACCGATGACATGGGCTCAGATACCTGAGAACCGAGTCAAGGCGATTGGGCGCCCCACGCTCGCCTAGCGCGACGCACCACCCGAGGGTTCCAAGAACCTCCCGTTGGGTCACCCTAACGGGAGAGTCTTGGAACCCCGTTTTTCAGGCTCTCAGGG
Coding sequences within it:
- a CDS encoding efflux RND transporter permease subunit; translation: MSHKLINWALDNRLFVVLLVAVLIGGGLAALDRLSIDAVPDVTNVQVQIVTSAPALGPLEVEQYLTYPVESAMSGLPDVVELRSTSRYGISSVTVVFEDKTPLFFARQLVQERLPDARANIPSGLGSPEMVPPTTGLGEVYHFTLEGDGYSPMELRSILDWQIAFRLRQVPGVVEVNAWGGLAKQFQVRVEPGKLLSHGVSLAQVFEAVERNNAMAGSAYLEHDDEQLLIRGEGLIRSTADLEQVVIAVREGTPIRVREVASVAAGGMPRRGAATRDGIGETVIGMVQMLAGENALEVTERVKERLSEIEKDLPEGVTLSPYYDRTELVRRTIWTVTKNLVEGGLLVVLVLLLLLGSLRGGLIVAAAIPLSMLFAFGGMVTLGVSGNLMSLGAVDFGLIVDGSVVMIENIVRRLKGRTGNRTAAVREAALEVGRPLTFAVGIIIIVYLPILTLTGTEGRMFRPMAITVILALFGSLFLALTFMPVAASLLLRKPVAEHETWFLRLVHRAYKPTLDLALRSRWLVVSGAAMAVLAASLLFFRLGGEFLPTLDEGDVVVQTLRLQSSSMSHSIDAGLDVERTLRSFDEVETVVTRIGSPEVATDLMGIELSDVFVILEPESEWQSGRSKAELIDAMADRLNQNVPGMGYSFTQPIEMRFNELIAGVRSDIAVSVFGDDLDTLERLGRQVAATLREIPGAADVRAEQVQGLPVLRIEVDHAKAARYGIAVADVLGVVEAIRAGRPVGVVMDGVRRYDIVVKFNLPIDADIATIGNLPVLDPDGHSVPLAQLAELRLEQGPAQISREFGQRRLTVESNVRGRDLESFVSEARAAVETTLEKPDGYYLTWGGTFEQLERGRKRLMIVVPLALLAIFTLLYATFGSVRSALVVFTGVPLAAVGGVLALWLRGIPFSISAGVGFIALFGVAVLNGVVMVSAIRRLRAAGAALESAVRRGCEERLRPVLMTAMVASFGFVPMALSTSAGAEVQRPLATVVIGGLVTSTLLTLVVLPTIYTWIGESSTASDE
- a CDS encoding pirin; translation: MARILVQATLPHSRPHKGPNPHEFERVNGRFTLYMNAPPSVGLPYGSYPRLALAWLSTEAVRTRSREIELGPTFSSCMYKLGLTPITGKRGTTSRLRDQLHRLFSTTIRCSYSDEAEGHAAGVGYTIAHKHQFWWSPRDPDQQPLWNSVVVLSAEFYDELVGHAVPIDLRSLKALKGSPLALDIYSWLTYRMSYLRKPCVIPWEALQTQFGADYGRPRDFKRKFLTHLADVLCVYPAARLSEKQAGLVLRPSPTHLPRRTARRAPKARFEISTERA
- a CDS encoding efflux RND transporter periplasmic adaptor subunit, whose protein sequence is MKTTNRLTLLGTFLAAHLVLGALLLAGCGPEVHHDEHEEAEHADEVSTISLSPEAVQSAGIVLEPVGRRAVEPTIEATGRLGYDEQRMAIATARIGGRIAQVVADYGATVSAGQVLAWIDSPALGAAQAKYRQALARSRVQEAEVERARILLEGEAISRAELLRREGERQTARAELESATQTLHLLGLSSRDIEKLSAASARPTTTYPVRAPIAGKVTERTASTGQIVDPDTRLFVVAELDELWLMLQLFEKDLPAVSEGSAVSLECESHPEHRFGGRIDFVADVVDPHSRTIAARAVIDNTEGKLKPGMFVYAEIAARGGADTGAQQPMAANALTVPLSALARMDERNYVFVSEGEGAFERREVRLGRRWSEWAEVLEGVEEGEIVAVAGAFALKSELLKGGLEGHDH
- a CDS encoding TolC family protein; translated protein: MTKRYEILAIAPLVAVVLCGQAAGAQTYGLDDLRAAARAEHPTLESARAAVEAARAALRQERVFDDPVASLESGEADGGSESGTEWRAEVSQRIPLPGYRRQRVRSAEAGVERARYNQQALAALLDYEVGRLWAVALLAERKAAVGVESEGIARRLLELTERRVEAGEAAPLAAVKARTEWFARRQLSRGLAQDLAAARAALDVVCNRSLGREFALTGELDAPRALPMVETLLARLESSSPELQATQAATDEAEAMLAAQRKAALPDLELSVGRESELDKEATSAGVAFRLPLWNRNRAEVAAADARLQEAGADLDVRRLDLGLELEKAVIAYRAAEEQLALYNGGWRDSAARAVEIAQFSYENGESSLLDLLDAQRSLLEVGLTEVEARARLTLARLHIERLLGLSLDEVDSHENN